The following is a genomic window from Ciona intestinalis unplaced genomic scaffold, KH HT000340.1, whole genome shotgun sequence.
aaattataatatttatatgattcaagttatgatcatacttttttatatttaacatctatccccgcacttttttaccaaggtgatcctggaatacagatattctagcggccattttcgatacttTCTACTGGTACcactaacctaaaatttggacactgtactaactagactccagcggtaccgattctaaaataaaaaattcggaaaaaaatattaattatgaatattaatattcgtcataaaaacatatatatagaattttctcccgatccagcttcgaatatgttatagcgctacgtaatacctaaaaaataaaacattattttcttcaaaaaagtgcggggatgggttcagaatacaaacaagtatggtcataacttgaatcatataaatatcaaattttcgattttttcgcgaaaatataacttacgcatacatctatgtaggtcactagcatgttatcctcatcgaaaaaataattaatttaattttttttttaaatttgaatattaatgttcgtcataaaaatatatttatggaaTTTTCTCCAGatccagctttgaatatgttatagcgccacgaaatacctaaaaaatgaaacatcattttcttcaaaaaagtgcggggaagggttcagaatacaaacaagtatgagGGTCATAACCCGAATCATACATTTTCAACGGTGTTCACAGGAACTGGAATAACTACACCTCTAAACAGGGTTTATGTACAACTTTCACTAACTTCTTGTGGGGCTCCTAGGTTAACGCGTTGTCCCTCAACGGGGCCCAAgctactataatataaaacacacaatttttctttattaaatttatttgcacaaaatgaaattttttaaaaaagataatttttttaaaaaacggtCTAAATTTAAGGAATACCATCTATTGGTGGAATTTTAGTTTTCACATTGTGGGGGAATttgataaaactattttattatttttaggaaTACATTTTTTGCTAGGATTTTGCTGTAAATCATTTGAATTGCTAACTTTGGATTTAACAGTTAAACCAGAATCTgctaattttgatttttgtaagGAATTTCCAGATGTAGGTGATTTTCCTTTGTTTTTCATTGGCTCCCACACAAAGCTTCCATGAAGCTGTTACAAAAACAGTAAATCAAATTATCTTTAGTATTAATAAAAGTGTACAGGTATCTGCACTTTTCTATATAAAGAATcaacaaaataagaaatatcCATCTGCACACAATCCAGTATCATGTGGTTACAAGGTGTGCATAGTGCATTGTACAATTACTGTGACATGTTAATGTATAATACATGCTATTGAAAGTCCTTGCATTACTGGTTTTCTACATACATAGATTAAAGATAAGAACAAGCTAAAAGATTGCTTAAATGGTTTGCcctaaaatttttatttaaaggtttgccctaaaatttttatttaaagagttCGGGCCACAGCTCCCATGGTtgcacagtttttttttcataagaACAAAGTTGTATGTTTACTGATGCTAAATTAACATCTAGTTTgtgaaaatttgtttcaatttataagttatgaacgtttaaaaaatcaaattttaaagttttgaaaaaacatcactcgcgggcactgtgatgtcacaatacaaGATTTCGTTATTGGGGAAAATTCGGACTATCAGGggtttattgtttactgatATAGTTTTTTATAGATAAGcatgttaaaattttctataagtattatttatactttatatggCTTCAGGGACATATTGGAAGGTATTTTCTAGAGATCAGTGTATAACCACATTAAAGAGCCtgccaattttaaaaaacattaattacccatatttcctaatttaaaacaaacagaaaaagcTATGTCGACGTACACTCCATCTTGCGGCaaacattatttcattttccgcTAACAAAGCCTAAATCAGcagataaataataaataagaatagattgtgacgtaatatacaCATAGTGACATAGGCGCCGAACTTTCTAAATTGCAGGGAAGGCGcaataaatatgacatcataattatgacgtaacattgcATTACCAGTGTATCGCACGTTACGGTTGGAATATTTACGTTATCTTCCGCTGTATAGTGGTGGTTTTACATAGGCCTATTTAGTAAATCAAATTTCCTATGTTTATGATTGGGCTTAAACACTCCCTTCAGAATTTGTTTGCATAATTTCGTTACGTGGTGGCGGGTAGCGCTATAAGAAAAAAGACGCACGTCAAAGTAACGATCGTTTGtagttgatttaaattaaaattccgTGACTTAAAATCAACTACAATACAACTgcttttaatatatgtaactGATTGCGCAAGTTGTTGCAATCGTTATCTATATTATCGTATTATCGTACCTACCTGCTGACGAAAAGATCACTCGTCTCCCGAGCCAGACTGCAAGGATGGTAAATCGGCAAAGtgacaaaatttacaaacgggcataaattaatttattatttgattGCGTATTTTGACACCGGCAAGCAGCTTAGACGAGGAATTGGGTAATTCGTGATCGTAGACAATTAATTGGCAACCAAGCTTTATCTGAACAGAAATTTATTCACATGCTTGTTGCGTTCACGTGCGAAAGAACTATTCATTGTAGACGAGACAATACTTTACCCAATGGCAAACgtgaaaaagcaaacattcaaCCCGCTAAATATTGAAAGTGTGAAttcctattatgacgcaaataatcaacgtgtgaattgctattatgtcgtaatcaattgccaggtttAACAAActctattatgatgcaatgtatccacgtgtgaatgcctactatttcgtaatgaatatgctgcttggctggggaaaatattgtaaataaaatatggaaaaaGTATTAAGCAGCGCTCCTTCTAGAACAGATCTTTGTTGATTATACTaacttttttctatttgtctcttcgattacagcagcgtagatttagaaatatttcagACGAAAAGGcaggatatagtgacaaaacaacagttgttaaaacacgcttacagttaaaagcaGATTATTGCGGCCTACATTGTTTAGAATGCGATACAGCTTAAAAATTCTCGTCTGCTTAGCAgcaatattgtttgttaatCTGTATTCTAATGCTGGGATAGAGGGAGTAAACCAAACTTGCGttaccaaaaaaatagtaatagCTTAGGCTCTCCAGAAATATGCGTATCGATTGTTGGAAGGTCTTTCTAGTGGGGATTTTTTTCAGCCGTTGCTGTGAACTGAGCTAAATATGGTTCCCAAATTGTATCTATACTCGCGTACCACTTTTTGGTTTATGCAGAGTTCTCGTACCatttacatacaaaactactGAAGGCTCGTTAATGTTTCAAAAAAGTCGCCTGATTGTGATAGTGTCGCTAGTGACGCACCAATGAGTGAattttttggcactttttaaaacgtttttatagctaaatttaatatttctaccAAAAAAATTCACATATGACATTTATTACTggtaaattttcatttaaaaccctTTGTAGGTGCTAGTCAAGACTCTTTAAATTGGCCACTAATCAAAGAACCCAAaccacaataaaaaatgttcaggAACTTTGGTGTATTTTCAGACAATACACCAGGAATTAACTACATGGCGAAGTATAGTTGCTTAAAAACCAATAGTGTAGAGCTCTCCTGAATCAAAGGCCTGTATTACATGGTATTTTGGCTGTATATGTCTAACATAAGatacatttgttttgcatCTTACTTTTCCACGATTAGGCTCATTCTGATGTAACCGGCAATTGTAATCATGTCTGTAGGAAATTCTTTCAAGTAAAACTGCAGAATCTTTTTGTTGTATTGATATTGCTTGAGGGGCTGAAGTAAAACagtaattttaagtttttgtattaaCCGGTTTTACTCACAGCTTTGATAATCTTgccatttaataaaatgtgcCTACCTGACAACAGAAATCTAATGAGTAAGTAATTTGTTGGATGAAACAGCCTAACAGACCCAGTTGCTTTATAACTGTTACATTTATCCCgttcacaaaataaaaaaaaagaaggcATACCGCTTTTTTTCGGAAAAAGCTGAAAATATTTGCTGAGTCACTTTCTAATAAGAAGGCAATTTCGGACCAAATCGCGAGGTGGTCCAGACAAGAAAGGTCTCGAAAATAAAAGGCATTTCATAACCCCCGCGTTAGTTCATATTTAGCTTTGAGGTTGCGGATGCTTGTTTTACTATTTGCAGTGAGGTTTTAGACAATGTTAAGTTATAAActagttaaatatatatggtttTCAACCAAATACGAAGTTTCAGCTGGAAATAATAGGTTTTTCTGTCTTTAGAATGCATTTAGTATAAGAAACAGTACCGTATATAGTTTGTACAAGATGCTTCCAGTTTGGCAATGAGAAAGAATGTGTTGTGCTactaaacaattaataataaaactgttcTATTTCAGATGTAGTTAAAATTATGAATTGGTAACTAAAAAATTTGGTACCAGTTTCACATTAGGCTCTTAATAAGGGGTTAGTGGTTTGGGGGAGTATtattcactagcaccaaaaaaTGGAATGTTGAAACATTTACTTTGAAATATTGATCAAAATGGATGGTGGACAGGGAGCACATTAAATTTGTGTCTTGATTGCTACTGGACCAAGAGTTTGTAGGAGGTATGTTTGTATATGCCATGAGTTTGGAGTTTGTGTTGTGTAATGTAATACAGCTTGTTTTGTCTTTTGtgtacatatatgtataatcaAAGCAGTTATCATTAACTTCAGATGCCTTTAAAAGCAGATTATGTTTTACTATTGTACATGAAATgcatttttgttattgttttcatggagttctgttttgttttacttttcaataaaactaaaaactaagAACTTGTGCTGTATTACAAATTGATTCAGCAGGCAAAAGTGatttcaaattataacatgacTGAGTAAAAGCAGAttctatttttcattttagattttattaccaaattagTGTTTATGATGGTTTCGACTCCTTTTGTTTTTTGGCAGTAGTAATTCTAAATTCAAAATCACTCATAATTATGTgaaaatattgattaaatGTATTGCGTACATATGGggagaattaaaatattcgaTTTCGACGCTTAAGAAAACGAGGCTAAATGGCCATGTGAACGCACATCAATTTTGGCCAAAAGTTGCCTCTTTTTTAACCTTGCCTAGTTTGGAAAAGACTCTTTTTTGTTTGGCCACGTGAACGGGctaattatatatagttgcTTTAGTAGACcaacatattttaagtttcAGATCAAAACAGCAAAGCACgtttaatgttaatttatttagaaCTTACGTATTAGTTTTACTGGTTTAGCAGAACTGTGTTTTTGGTAATCTGCTCTTTGCGTTGTTGAATATGAATAAGGTGGTATCACATGTGGTTCATCATATAACTGGTGAGGCCACCAATTTTGTTGATCAGATTGACTTCCGCTGTTTGCCATTACACAAATTGGCTTGTTCAGTATCCTTCAAAAAGGGGTATTGGTCAACTGCCCTTACTTTACACACAATTACTTTATTGCAAATAAATTATATCAGTTGAGATTGCATTTGCCAATTTCTTTTCTACGTATCtagaatttacatttaaacttcATTTGTTGGTTTCATGTTTTTGACCTCAATCCTATTTCAATTGTTACTTTAACCTTAGTAAATTACCAAAAGGCAACTTGCATGGTATAAATTTCTGAAAGTTCCGTTGAAAAATGATAGTAAAATAACTACAGAAATAACAAGAAACCTTATACATATGAGTCATGATTAAACAATGCAGTTAATAATTATTCAAAACagataaatatgaatattgaaaagttataaaataaaaatcagaTTATCTATAACTTCCTGCATGAAGAATTTAGCTTCcgaattctttgtttttttatgttttaagcaatttttCTACTTAGGGGAAAAAGCTGTGCATTGGTCATTTGTGATCGAGAATGCCATAGGCATACAAAACCTTAATAAGTGCAAATTCGCGCAAAAATGTATACCCACAGGCCACAATAGTGGCAGTAAACGAGCATTAAATGGAGTTCTATTTAATTATGAATTCAgatacagaataaaacaagttcaCATACTTGACATTATGACTTAAAAATCGACTGTGCCAGGGGTGTGGACAATTTCTTCTTTCTGGTTCACGGGGATGAACTGAAACGTCATCTACGCGTTTGATGATGACAGGTTTGTTTTTCACAGAGGCGTCACTAATTTCACTATTAAATATCCGGTACGAATTCGGACtggaaaaaattaatatatattttgcatcTATTGTTTTTCAGTGTCTTCTACTGCTTACCTGTAATGAGTTGGAACTGTTTTCTTTCGTTTCATATGTATCTCCATACCTTTTGCTTTACGTGAACATTATGAACGTTATATTTCACTGTGGATCGAGGGATGGTTGTGTAACTCATTAGCGGTAGATTTCCAAGACAATTTAGCATACCGGTTGCTAATGGAAACGCTTTGTAGCACCACCTATCgtacataatatttatagacaagagatcaaagatctaatgcgtgagcacgttTAAAAGTAATTAGCTTGAACTCTTTACTAtagcagagtccgtatataaacatgagttatttcatgtcgcccatagaaatcacatagcACACAGCAAATGGGGCTAAATTGatcatagacataatataaatatgtacatatatagctaaatttatactattttatgtttttaatacaaatacgggatgcagattaaagaaaatcaaattttcaagtagttgtttaaatttattaaagcttaAAAGTGACTTGAAGTTTTtgagttgtataaataaactgcgactaagcagaaaaatatgtttaaaaattc
Proteins encoded in this region:
- the LOC100185857 gene encoding uncharacterized protein C2orf73-like isoform X1, which translates into the protein MEIHMKRKKTVPTHYSPNSYRIFNSEISDASVKNKPVIIKRVDDVSVHPREPERRNCPHPWHSRFLSHNVKILNKPICVMANSGSQSDQQNWWPHQLYDEPHVIPPYSYSTTQRADYQKHSSAKPVKLIPPQAISIQQKDSAVLLERISYRHDYNCRLHQNEPNRGKLHGSFVWEPMKNKGKSPTSGNSLQKSKLADSGLTVKSKVSNSNDLQQNPSKKCIPKNNKIVLSNSPTM
- the LOC100185857 gene encoding uncharacterized protein C2orf73 homolog isoform X2, with the protein product MEIHMKRKKTVPTHYSPNSYRIFNSEISDASVKNKPVIIKRVDDVSVHPREPERRNCPHPWHSRFLSHNVKILNKPICVMANSGSQSDQQNWWPHQLYDEPHVIPPYSYSTTQRADYQKHSSAKPVKLIPPQAISIQQKDSAVLLERISYRHDYNCRLHQNEPNRGKESSTLLVFKQLYFAM